From a single Miscanthus floridulus cultivar M001 chromosome 8, ASM1932011v1, whole genome shotgun sequence genomic region:
- the LOC136474022 gene encoding heavy metal-associated isoprenylated plant protein 47-like, translating to MAKQKIVIKVPMASDKSRSKAMALVAAAGGVDSVAIAGAGKDQVVVVGEGVDSIKLTSDLRKKMGDAQLVEVGEDKKKEEKKPDPVADYTQYYYHYPPPPPPVGVVYDPYSRPGSTCSIM from the exons ATGGCCAAG CAAAAGATCGTGATCAAGGTGCCGATGGCGAGCGACAAGTCCCGGTCCAAGGCCATGGCGCTGGTGGCCGCCGCGGGCGGGGTCGACTCCGTGGCCATCGCCGGCGCCGGCAAGGACcaggtcgtcgtcgtcggcgaGGGCGTCGACTCCATCAAGCTCACCAGCGACCTGCGCAAGAAGATGGGCGACGCGCAGCTTGTCGAGGTCGGCGAGGacaagaagaaggaggagaagaagcCCGACCCCGTCGCCGACTACACccagtactactaccactacccgccgccgccgccgccggtcggcGTCGTCTACGACCCCTACTCGCGGCCGGGCAGCACCTGCTCCATAATGTAG